The following coding sequences are from one Shewanella eurypsychrophilus window:
- the ygfK gene encoding putative selenate reductase subunit YgfK, with product MSDIMRPVPFNELLTRMFSEYSENGSIFGIPAKQFYKKQAGKNLDVWGENCETPVGPAAGPHTQLAQNIICSWLAGGRFMELKTVQKLDTLEIAKPCIDAEDECYNTEWSTEFTLVKAYDEYLKAWIALHLLEEVFQPIVNGGDRSFVFNMSVGYDLAGIQTAPMQKYIDDMLDASKHENFKRYLSELEGFISQGDFTQKFGIELPIMRIKHLCEKVSPHLTQGVTLSTMHGCPPTEIEKICQYMIEDKQINTFVKLNPTLLGFKRVRDILDNSGFTHIVLSEESFSHDLQLPAAKAMLHRLRALGAEKGIGFGVKLTNTLGTLNKKGRLPDKEMYMSGRALFPLSVNVALELSREFDGELPISYSGGASKFNIQEIFETGIRPITMATDLLKPGGYLRLADCAIALEKSDAWDMDKVDLVKLEALAAKSLVADYTQKEWRGPEDITVEEALPISDCSVAPCVTACPISQDIPEYIRLMGDKKYTEALELIYSRNALPSITGHICDHQCQYNCTRRDYEGALKIREMKKVALDKGWDDYKAKWHQPVLDVNKHPVAVLGAGPAGLSAAYFMAKAGHPVTIFEKEANAGGVVKNIIPHFRIPAEVIEHDIKFVTSHGVNIEYGCDANLTLAILNDSGFKYICLGIGANKGNPIKLDGDNTNIHKSLEFLSQFNQGDFNDADAPLGKHVAVVGAGNTAMDSARAALKVNGVNKVTVLYRRTLAEMPAYKEEYEEAVEDGVEFMFLTNPEAFHSTGKLIARVMELGEKDAKGRRRPVPTDKTVELDIDALITAVGEQSNCEVLSNIGIPMGKDGWPIVSKETGETGIENVYLIGDANTGPSSIVAAISGGRKAASSILTKVAIDEDQLHVNSNVDVKEIYSRKGEIQVQLVSSADDKDAFVEQEAKRCLECSYVCSKCVDVCPNRANISLPIPGFKDQLQVLHIDAYCNECGNCAQFCPWQGKPYQDKFTIYNLADDFKNSKNSGFYVEGSKVLVRKADEIYTAQLSSKGVIELPELLNDEAKMINYVVKHHSYLLGHVEL from the coding sequence ATGAGTGATATCATGCGTCCCGTTCCATTTAACGAGCTACTTACCCGCATGTTTAGCGAGTACAGCGAGAATGGTTCAATTTTCGGTATTCCCGCGAAACAGTTTTATAAGAAGCAAGCCGGTAAAAACCTAGATGTGTGGGGAGAAAACTGTGAAACCCCAGTAGGTCCAGCCGCAGGTCCACATACTCAGCTAGCACAAAATATTATCTGCTCATGGTTGGCTGGTGGCCGCTTTATGGAGCTAAAAACGGTTCAGAAGCTTGATACCTTAGAAATCGCTAAGCCTTGTATCGATGCAGAAGATGAGTGTTACAACACAGAGTGGTCCACTGAATTCACCTTAGTCAAAGCATATGATGAGTATTTAAAGGCTTGGATTGCGCTGCACCTTTTAGAGGAAGTTTTTCAGCCAATAGTTAATGGCGGCGATCGCTCATTTGTGTTCAATATGAGTGTGGGTTATGACCTTGCCGGCATTCAAACTGCGCCCATGCAGAAATATATTGATGATATGCTTGATGCCAGTAAACATGAAAACTTTAAACGTTATCTTTCTGAGTTAGAAGGGTTTATTTCTCAAGGTGATTTTACGCAAAAGTTTGGTATCGAACTGCCTATCATGCGTATCAAGCATTTGTGTGAAAAAGTTTCACCTCACTTGACTCAGGGGGTGACACTGTCAACGATGCACGGTTGTCCGCCAACTGAGATTGAAAAGATCTGTCAGTACATGATCGAAGATAAGCAGATCAATACGTTTGTTAAGCTAAATCCAACGCTTTTAGGTTTTAAGCGTGTACGCGACATCTTAGATAATTCAGGCTTCACGCATATTGTCTTGAGTGAAGAGTCATTCAGTCATGACCTTCAGCTTCCAGCAGCCAAAGCCATGTTACATCGCTTGAGGGCATTGGGCGCTGAGAAAGGGATTGGTTTTGGCGTTAAGTTAACTAACACGCTAGGTACACTCAATAAGAAAGGTCGTTTGCCTGATAAAGAGATGTACATGTCTGGCCGTGCGCTATTCCCACTATCGGTTAATGTCGCCCTCGAACTGTCACGTGAGTTTGACGGTGAGCTGCCTATCTCTTATTCAGGTGGTGCCAGTAAGTTCAACATTCAAGAGATCTTTGAAACGGGGATCCGTCCAATTACCATGGCGACAGATCTGCTCAAACCTGGTGGATATTTGAGATTGGCTGATTGTGCTATCGCACTTGAGAAGAGTGATGCATGGGATATGGACAAGGTTGATCTCGTCAAACTTGAAGCCCTAGCTGCCAAGTCTCTAGTCGCTGATTATACCCAGAAAGAGTGGCGTGGACCTGAAGATATCACCGTAGAAGAAGCACTACCAATCTCTGATTGTTCAGTCGCGCCTTGTGTGACTGCCTGTCCAATCAGTCAGGATATTCCTGAGTATATTCGCCTTATGGGTGATAAAAAATATACTGAAGCGCTAGAGCTAATCTATTCACGCAATGCATTACCTTCTATCACAGGTCATATCTGTGATCACCAATGTCAGTACAACTGTACCCGTCGAGACTATGAAGGGGCGCTTAAGATCCGCGAGATGAAGAAGGTCGCGCTGGATAAAGGTTGGGATGATTATAAAGCTAAGTGGCATCAGCCTGTTCTCGATGTCAATAAGCATCCAGTCGCAGTACTTGGTGCGGGGCCTGCTGGTCTATCGGCTGCCTACTTTATGGCTAAAGCGGGTCATCCTGTCACTATTTTTGAGAAAGAAGCGAATGCAGGTGGTGTGGTTAAGAACATTATTCCACATTTCAGAATTCCAGCCGAAGTGATTGAGCATGATATTAAATTTGTTACTTCACACGGTGTCAATATTGAATACGGTTGTGATGCAAACTTAACATTAGCCATTCTCAATGATAGTGGTTTTAAGTATATCTGTTTAGGTATTGGTGCTAATAAAGGCAATCCAATCAAGCTAGATGGTGATAACACCAACATCCATAAGTCGCTCGAGTTCTTATCTCAGTTTAACCAAGGTGATTTTAACGACGCTGATGCACCATTAGGTAAGCATGTGGCTGTTGTCGGTGCCGGTAATACTGCAATGGACAGTGCTCGCGCTGCATTGAAAGTTAACGGTGTTAATAAAGTGACGGTACTTTACCGTCGTACTCTTGCTGAAATGCCAGCCTACAAAGAGGAGTATGAGGAAGCGGTTGAAGATGGGGTTGAATTTATGTTCCTCACCAATCCTGAAGCATTCCACAGTACGGGTAAGTTAATCGCACGTGTGATGGAGTTAGGCGAGAAGGATGCTAAGGGTCGCCGTCGTCCGGTACCGACAGATAAAACTGTCGAGCTTGATATTGATGCATTGATCACCGCAGTGGGTGAGCAAAGCAACTGCGAAGTACTCAGTAATATCGGGATCCCTATGGGGAAAGATGGCTGGCCTATCGTTTCAAAAGAGACGGGTGAAACAGGCATAGAGAACGTTTACCTGATTGGTGATGCCAATACCGGCCCATCTTCAATTGTTGCAGCTATATCCGGTGGAAGAAAAGCCGCTTCTTCAATTCTTACCAAGGTTGCCATCGACGAAGATCAGCTTCATGTGAACTCGAATGTCGATGTGAAAGAAATTTACAGTCGCAAGGGTGAAATTCAAGTGCAGCTGGTTAGCAGTGCAGATGATAAAGATGCCTTTGTTGAGCAAGAAGCAAAACGTTGCCTAGAGTGCTCATATGTCTGCAGCAAGTGTGTTGATGTATGTCCAAACCGCGCCAATATTTCATTGCCTATTCCAGGCTTTAAAGATCAGCTTCAGGTGCTCCATATCGATGCCTACTGTAATGAATGTGGTAACTGCGCGCAGTTCTGTCCATGGCAGGGCAAGCCATATCAAGACAAGTTCACTATTTACAACCTTGCCGATGATTTTAAGAACAGTAAAAATTCCGGATTTTATGTCGAGGGTAGCAAGGTCTTGGTGAGAAAAGCGGATGAGATATATACAGCGCAACTCAGCAGTAAGGGTGTAATCGAACTGCCTGAGTTACTCAATGATGAAGCCAAGATGATTAACTATGTCGTCAAGCATCACAGCTACCTTCTTGGTCATGTTGAACTATAG
- the ssnA gene encoding putative aminohydrolase SsnA encodes MILLKNATGVQFEPGFIRESVDIVIDGTVIKEVGDNLSVKYPDATVKDMKGKLVMPGIVCSHNHFYSGLARGIMADIKPSPDFISILKNLWWKMDMALDEEAVYYSGLICSLEAIKSGCSSVIDHHASPNFIGGSLKTLRSGFLKAGLRGMTCYETTDRNGGIEEMRKGVEENINFANLIDSAKKAGNEPYLVEAHIGAHAPFTVSNEGLAMMSEAVKCTGRGVHIHVAEDLYDVSHSHHLYGQDIVERLDTFGLINDKTLLAHGLFLSDRDVDILNAKNGFLVHNARSNMNNNVGYNHKLSRFKNVALGTDGIGADMLEELKFAYFKHRDAGGPLWPDSFLKSLWNGNEILARNFGAKFGRLEAGNKADLTILDYMSPTPFVADNLAGHVAFGMNAGNVNSVMVEGNFVYEDRAFPFDVAPIYAEAQKVAARVWRNMDKLS; translated from the coding sequence ATGATTTTACTTAAAAATGCAACAGGGGTTCAATTTGAACCTGGCTTCATCAGGGAGAGTGTCGATATCGTTATCGATGGCACCGTGATAAAAGAGGTCGGCGATAACCTATCGGTCAAGTATCCAGACGCTACTGTGAAAGACATGAAGGGCAAGTTAGTGATGCCAGGTATTGTCTGCTCACATAACCATTTTTACTCGGGCCTTGCTCGAGGCATTATGGCCGACATTAAGCCAAGTCCAGATTTTATCTCAATACTTAAAAATCTCTGGTGGAAGATGGATATGGCGCTCGATGAAGAGGCGGTATATTACAGCGGGCTAATCTGTTCATTGGAAGCGATAAAAAGCGGTTGTTCATCGGTCATCGATCATCATGCATCGCCAAACTTTATCGGTGGCTCACTCAAGACATTGCGCAGTGGTTTCTTAAAGGCGGGTCTGCGTGGTATGACGTGTTATGAAACGACAGACCGCAATGGTGGCATTGAGGAGATGCGAAAGGGCGTTGAAGAAAACATCAACTTCGCGAACCTGATTGATTCAGCCAAGAAAGCTGGCAATGAGCCTTACTTAGTCGAAGCACATATTGGGGCGCACGCACCCTTTACGGTCAGTAATGAAGGCTTGGCTATGATGAGCGAAGCAGTTAAGTGTACTGGCCGTGGTGTCCATATTCATGTTGCCGAAGATCTTTATGATGTCAGTCATAGCCATCATCTTTATGGTCAGGATATTGTCGAGCGCTTAGATACCTTTGGGCTTATCAATGACAAGACCTTACTAGCACATGGCCTGTTTTTATCAGACCGTGATGTAGATATATTGAATGCCAAGAATGGTTTCCTTGTTCACAATGCGCGTTCAAATATGAATAACAATGTGGGATATAACCATAAGCTTTCTCGCTTCAAAAACGTCGCACTCGGTACCGACGGTATCGGTGCTGACATGCTTGAAGAGCTTAAATTTGCCTATTTCAAGCACAGAGATGCAGGTGGGCCGTTATGGCCTGATAGCTTCCTTAAGAGCTTGTGGAACGGTAATGAGATTCTAGCGAGAAACTTTGGTGCGAAATTTGGTCGATTAGAGGCGGGTAATAAGGCCGATTTGACTATTTTAGATTATATGAGCCCAACCCCGTTTGTTGCTGACAATCTAGCTGGTCATGTGGCTTTTGGTATGAATGCCGGCAATGTTAATAGTGTGATGGTAGAGGGTAACTTTGTCTATGAAGACAGAGCGTTTCCTTTTGATGTTGCACCAATCTATGCAGAAGCTCAAAAGGTTGCGGCCAGAGTGTGGCGCAATATGGATAAACTTAGCTAA